The DNA region TAAACAATATTCGACTAGCTTGGGTACTTGAAAACTACGATGGGAAACTAGACGATGAAATCCCAAAGTAATTCCGATTCCTGCCGTGATTATATAAAGTATCAACGCTACCCCTAGCGCACTCCAATTAAAATTACTAGGAATTAGAGCAAATAAGGCTACAAAATGAATTATAGCCATATAAATAATAGTTCCCCAGGCAGGAGGAATTTTTTTAGATGTCGCAACTGTCATTTAAAAACCTAAACTTCAACTCTATGTCATTGTGTATGGTGTAATTAAATACATCATCCAATAAGTAGAAGGCAGAAAGCAAAAATATCTTAATGTTACCTGCCATCTTTCTCAAATATTGTGCAATGCAATTGTTCGAGATTGTTAGTCAACGTTACACCGCCTTCCGCGGTCAGAAATTGCCGATACCGAGATAAACTGCAAAAGCGTTTTTTGGTCGACAACTGAAAACATAACTAAGTATTAAATCAAAAATATGAAAACTAATCATCTGCTATTAGAAGCAGAAAAAGCACTAATACCGATTTTTTCTGGTATTGACACTCAGGTCAAGCAAAATCTTAAAAAAGTTTTGACCGCTTTTTACGATCGCCGAGTTGGAGTACAGCATTTTAACAGCGTTAGTGGTTATGGACATGACGATTTGGGACGAGAAACCTTAGACAAAGTGTTTGCTCAAATTATGCAGTGTGAGGCCGCTGCGGTGAGGGTACAGTTTGTTTCAGGGACTCATGCGATCGCCTGTGCCTTATATGGAGTTTTGCGTCCAGGTGATGAGATGTTGGCTGTGGCTGGCGCACCTTACGATACCTTAGAGGAGGTAATTGGCCTGCGGGGTAATAATCAAGGTTCTTTAAAAGATTTTCACATCGATTATCGTCAGCTAGATTTGACGCAGAAAGGAACTATTGATTGGCAAGCATTGGTCAGTGCAGTAACTAGCAAAACTCGTTTGGTCTTGATTCAACGTTCCTGTGGTTATTCTTGGCGGCAGAGTTTGTCTATTGAAGATATTAAAAGAATTGTCGAGCTAGTTAAGCAACAAAACCCGAATACGGTTTGTTTTGTGGATAATTGTTATGGAGAATTTGTTAGCAATTTAGAACCAACTGCGGTTGGGGTAGATCTGATGGCGGGTTCATTAATCAAAAATCCTGGAGGAACGATTGTTAGCGCAGGAGGATATATCGCAGGCAAGGCAGAATTAGTTGAAGCAGCAGCCTGTCGCTTGACTGCACCAGGCATTGGCAGCAGCGGTGGAGCAACTTTTGACCAAAACCGCCTAATGTTTCAGGGATTGTTCCTAGCACCACAAATGGTAGGAGAAGCAATTAAAGGTAGCCATCTGATTGCCTACGTGTTTGAACAGTTAGGATATCCTGTTAATCCTCTACCGTTAGAAACACGGCAGGATATTATTCAAGCAGTACAGTTAGGTTCACCTCAAAAGCTGATTGCTTTTTGTCGGGCAATTCAACAGCATTCCCCTGTAGATTCTTATGTAGAACCCGTTCCTGGAGCAATGCCTGGATATGAAAGTCAATTAGTCATGGCAGGAGGCACTTTTGTCGATGGCAGCACCTCAGAGTTTTCGGCGGATGGACCACTGCGCGAGCCTTATATCGCTTTTTGTCAGGGAGGAACACACTGGACACATATTGCGATCGCTCTCGAAGCAGCAATTGATGCAGTTGTCGATTAATCTAATCGAGAAATTAAAAACCGATCTAATTGACCATCTTCTCTGATTGTTGAGCAAATAGCCCTAACATTGGTCCTAATATTGCGCCTGCGACGAATCCACCTGCATGAGCCCAATATGCCACCCCACCGCTTTCCATACCCACGCTGGCGGTAACCTCAAAAGAGGCAACGCCGTTTAACGCCTGTTCCACAAACCAGAATCCCAGAAAGTAAACTGCGGGTATTCTAAAGATCGGAAAAAAGAACCCTAAAGGTACAAGGGTAACGATTCTTGCCTGGGGAAACTTAAGTATATATGCTCCCATAACTCCAGCGATCGCTCCACTTGCGCCCAAAGAGGGTACGTCAGACATTGCCGAAAAAAACCACTGCGCCATCACTGCAAAAGCACCACAGGAAAGATAGAAAAGTAAAAATTTGACTCTACCTAGCTGTTCTTCGATATTATTGCCGAAGATCCACAAAAAAAGCATATTAAACGCGATATGAGTAAATCCTGCATGAAGAAACTGGGAACTGATTGGAGTTACTGTTTCGGGAATGCTTTGATGTAGATTAACTCCACTGAAGCTGGCGGTTAATTCCTTTGGTACAACGGCAAATAAATGAAAAAAAATATCTAACTGTGTGGAATTTAAGTTTAGTTCGTAAACAAAAACCAATACGTTAATTGCAATTAAAATATAGGTAACATAGGGAGTAATTTTAATCGGATTTTCGTCTTTTAAAGGAACCATGTTTTTAAGAGCGGAAGAATGAAGAATATGGTTTCGTGCTGTTAAATCTTGTTTGAGCCAAGTCACAGATTGCACCGCCCCATCGAAGGAAACCTCCGACATATGGACGGAGCAAGAAGGTGGAGTACCGTTCACCAGCATTACTCCAGATTTTATTAAACTGACTTTTTTGTCATCTATCAAATGATGGGTTACGTCAGTTGAAAAATTATGCAGACGGACAAACAACATCTACACTAACCAGTTTGAGTTTATATTTTTCAACGACAAAGCTCACTTAGAAGTAATTTCCACAGTGCTTATAATTTGTTTTCGCAAGAAAATAGAACAATAGTAATTAGTTGTTTTATCACCTATATAAATATTGCTATTTTTACAGAAATTTAGGTTGCATCTGTTTAGAGTAAAGCGATCGCTCTTCTGAAAAAAATTGAGACTCTGAAATACTTTATTTAACTTTTGACTTTTCCTCTTCCCGCAGGATATCCGAAGGTGTATGCTTTAGCACAACGTGACTTTAGCTCCTTCAAAGCTTGGTAACTCAATCTGTTGGACGGGTAGATCTTCATAAAAAACTGTGTTTAAGAATTGACTAATGCAGTTAAGTCTCGCTTTTTTCTTATCATCAGCCTCCACCACATTCCCAGGAGATTTAGGAATATCTGTAGCAGCAAACATATCATCTTTAGCTCCGGAGTAGTCTACCCATTTTTCCCTGGCTTTTAAATCCATCGGGCTGATTTTCTAGCGTTTTGTCGGATCGTTGATTCGATCTTGAAACCGTTTTTCCTGTTCGCGATCCGAAGGCTACACCCATTCGGGTGCGAAGCTAGTCCTTTAGGGCAAGCGCTTGGAGCGTAATCGCTTGGTGTTCCTAAAGCCACAACTTTATAAACACGGGGATTTAAACATTCACTAATACGCTTGATTGTTCCGCCTTTACCTGCTGCTCTACCTTCAAAGATAACTACAACTTTTGGCGTTGCATCCGGGCGGGATGATTTAAACAAGAATGTTGTCAAAATGAAGATAGTGAAGGAGAAGTTTGATTAATGCTCGAAGCATCTCTTCTGACTTGAACGAAGTTAATTCATATAAAGCGTAAAATAGAGGTAAATTAGCAGGATTTAGAATTGCGATGTTAAGTCAGCTTTTTCCAGTCAGCAAAGACAAGTGGCAGCCGATAGTAAAACAGCTTGAAAATATAGTTAGCAAAGATGGAGTGATCCAGCGAAAAGAAGAACTATTGACCTATGAGTGTGATGGTTTGGCTAGTTATCGTCAACGTCCTGCTTTAGTAGTTTTACCTCGTACTACAGAAGAAGTTGCTGCTATAGTTAAAGTCTGCCACGATAACGAACTACCTTGGGTTGCTAGAGGTGCGGGGACGGGTTTGTCTGGGGGAGCATTGCCTAACCGAGATGGCGTATTGATCGTTACGGCGAGGATGAATCGAATTTTACACCAAGATCTTAATAATCACTATATTACTGTCCAGCCAGGAGTAATCAATAATTGGGTGACTCAAGCAGTTAGTGGTGCTGGTTTTTACTATGCTCCAGATCCCTCTAGTCAGATCATTTGTTCTATTGGCGGCAATGTAGCGGAAAATTCTGGAGGAGTTCACTGTCTGAAATATGGTGTGACTACCAATCACGTCTTAAGCTTGAAAATAGTCACCACTGATGGTTCGATTGTTGATGTGGGGGGCATAATTCCTGAGATGCCTGGATATGACTTAACAGGTTTATTTGTTGGCTCAGAGGGAACGCTGGGTATCGCTACTGAGATTACGCTGCGCATTCTCAAACGTCCCGAATCAGTATGTGTCGTGTTGGCAAATTTCCCTACCGTCGAAGATTCTGGAGCCGCCGTAGCCGATATTATCAGCGCGGGAATTATCCCTGCGGGGATGGAAATTATGGATAATCTCAGCATTAATGCGGTCGAAGATATTGTAGCTACAGGCTGTTATGACCGTAAGGCAGAGGCTGTATTGCTTGTAGAGTTAGATGGCTTAAAAGTAGAGGTCAAAGCATATAAACAAAGAATTGAAGCTATTTGTCGGCAGAACAATGCTGCTGGTATTACTACCGCCAATGATATTGATACCCGCGCCAAACTTTGGCAAGGAAGAAAAGCTGCCTTTGCTGCTGCCGGACATATAAGCCCCGACTATTTTGTCCAAGATGGAGTAATTCCTCGTACTAAGCTGGCAGAAGTATTGAAAGAAATAACTGCTTTGAGCGATCGTTATGGCTATAAAATTGCTAATGTCTTTCATGCTGGAGATGGCAATCTTCATCCTCTAATTCTTTATGATAATTCTGTACCAGGAGCATTTGAGACGGTTGAAGAAATTGGCGGTGAGATACTGAAGCTTTGTGTTGATGCGGGAGGAAGTTTATCTGGAGAACATGGTATTGGCGCAGATAAAAATTGCTATATGCCCTATATGTTTAACGCGATCGATTTAGAAACCATGCAGTATGTTCGCACTGCCTTGAACCAGAAAGGACTAGCCAATCCAGACAAGATTTTTCCGACTCCTCGTAGTTGCGGTGAAGCAGCCAACGCACAGAAGATGCAGCAGTTTGAAAATGCCGAACTATATTAAAGTCAGACCCCCACGGGACGTGGGGGATGAAAGCGAGGGCAATAACTTAACAATTTAGATATCAAATCTTTAAAAAAAAACACCTAGATCATTGTATTATAAGAGTCGTTTAAATTTTCTCAGTGGGAGTCTCTTTAATTCCAGCGGTTGTGAATGGCTCTTGGTAGCTGAACCCTAGAACCGGAAAGTCTGCATCACTAGACAAAAAAGTAGGGTAGAGAAAACCTCGTAAAACATAGCCCATTCAAAAGTCACCCAGTCACCCAGTCTCCGACGGCGGGAGCGTCAATAACTGATTTGGCTCTAAATTGAAGCAGATCGTCTTTTAAGGTGATCGGGACTTTGACTACTTTTTTGCCCGCTACCTGAAATTTGTCTGTTAGGTCGCTTAAATCGGGGTCGTTAAAATGCCTC from Coleofasciculaceae cyanobacterium includes:
- a CDS encoding methionine gamma-lyase family protein, with translation MKTNHLLLEAEKALIPIFSGIDTQVKQNLKKVLTAFYDRRVGVQHFNSVSGYGHDDLGRETLDKVFAQIMQCEAAAVRVQFVSGTHAIACALYGVLRPGDEMLAVAGAPYDTLEEVIGLRGNNQGSLKDFHIDYRQLDLTQKGTIDWQALVSAVTSKTRLVLIQRSCGYSWRQSLSIEDIKRIVELVKQQNPNTVCFVDNCYGEFVSNLEPTAVGVDLMAGSLIKNPGGTIVSAGGYIAGKAELVEAAACRLTAPGIGSSGGATFDQNRLMFQGLFLAPQMVGEAIKGSHLIAYVFEQLGYPVNPLPLETRQDIIQAVQLGSPQKLIAFCRAIQQHSPVDSYVEPVPGAMPGYESQLVMAGGTFVDGSTSEFSADGPLREPYIAFCQGGTHWTHIAIALEAAIDAVVD
- a CDS encoding rhomboid family intramembrane serine protease; its protein translation is MNGTPPSCSVHMSEVSFDGAVQSVTWLKQDLTARNHILHSSALKNMVPLKDENPIKITPYVTYILIAINVLVFVYELNLNSTQLDIFFHLFAVVPKELTASFSGVNLHQSIPETVTPISSQFLHAGFTHIAFNMLFLWIFGNNIEEQLGRVKFLLFYLSCGAFAVMAQWFFSAMSDVPSLGASGAIAGVMGAYILKFPQARIVTLVPLGFFFPIFRIPAVYFLGFWFVEQALNGVASFEVTASVGMESGGVAYWAHAGGFVAGAILGPMLGLFAQQSEKMVN
- the glcD gene encoding glycolate oxidase subunit GlcD, with protein sequence MLSQLFPVSKDKWQPIVKQLENIVSKDGVIQRKEELLTYECDGLASYRQRPALVVLPRTTEEVAAIVKVCHDNELPWVARGAGTGLSGGALPNRDGVLIVTARMNRILHQDLNNHYITVQPGVINNWVTQAVSGAGFYYAPDPSSQIICSIGGNVAENSGGVHCLKYGVTTNHVLSLKIVTTDGSIVDVGGIIPEMPGYDLTGLFVGSEGTLGIATEITLRILKRPESVCVVLANFPTVEDSGAAVADIISAGIIPAGMEIMDNLSINAVEDIVATGCYDRKAEAVLLVELDGLKVEVKAYKQRIEAICRQNNAAGITTANDIDTRAKLWQGRKAAFAAAGHISPDYFVQDGVIPRTKLAEVLKEITALSDRYGYKIANVFHAGDGNLHPLILYDNSVPGAFETVEEIGGEILKLCVDAGGSLSGEHGIGADKNCYMPYMFNAIDLETMQYVRTALNQKGLANPDKIFPTPRSCGEAANAQKMQQFENAELY